Proteins from a single region of Cryptococcus neoformans var. grubii H99 chromosome 5, complete sequence:
- a CDS encoding class II aldolase/adducin family protein produces MSVTNVSTMSATTEPATLQLRTEEEPPVQAGAKPFNFSLEKDSASVEEERQHRKETLAAAFRIFAKHGLGMGVVGHLTVRDPGRPDCFWVNPFHVAFSCMRTGDLLLIDHNGEVIDGGASGRRYNQAAFAIHAMIHNKRPDVIAVCHSHSVYGSAFASLGRLPDFITQDSLVFYDDISLYPAFGGVILAEEESIKIAEYLDNRKAVILQNHGLLTVGGSVESATFWFLYLEKVCQMQLLVDATGQKPIPIGVEEAKFTAAQTGTEESGKFHFQPYLQDIDKETGRDYVA; encoded by the exons ATGTCAGTCACCAACGTCAGCACAATGTCTGCCACCACTGAACCAGCAACTCTACAACTTCGGACAGAGGAGGAACCACCCGTTCAAGCCGGTGCCAAGCCGTTCAACTTCTCACTTGAAAAAGACAGTGCAAGtgttgaggaagagcgCCAACACAGGAAAGAGACTTTGGCGGCTGCCTTCCG AATCTTTGCCAAGCATGGACTGGGTATGGGAGTTGTGGGTCATTTGACG GTCCGTGACCCCGGAAGACCTGATTGTTTCTGGGTCAACCCTTTCCACGTCGCATTCTCATGCATGAGGACGGGTGATCTGCTACTG ATCGACCATAATGGAGAAGTCATTGATGGTGGTGCTTCTGGCCGTCGATATAATCAAGCAGCTTTCGCTATACATGCAATGATCCACAATAAACGACCGGATGTCATTGCGGTCTGTCATTCTCACTCCGTATATGGCTCTGCTTTCGCCAGCCT TGGCCGGCTTCCCGACTTCATCACTCAAGACTCGCTTGTATTCTATGACGACATCAGCCTCTATCCAGCATTCGGAGGGGTAATCCTTGCTGAAGAGGAGTCCATCAAGATTGCCGAGTACCTTGATAACCGAAAGGCTGTCATTCTACAG AACCACGGCCTCTTGACGGTAGGAGGATCAGTTGAAAGTGCAACCTTCTGGTTCTTATATCTCGAGAAAGTCTGTCAAATGCAATTACTGGTGGATGCTACAGGTCAGAAACCTATTCCCATCGGcgttgaagaagccaaaTTCAC CGCTGCCCAAACTGGTACCGAGGAATCGGGTAAATTCCATTTCCAGCCTTATCTCCAAGATATCGACAAAGAGACTGGCCGGGATTATGTGGCGTAA